A single window of Nicotiana tomentosiformis chromosome 1, ASM39032v3, whole genome shotgun sequence DNA harbors:
- the LOC104110045 gene encoding agamous-like MADS-box protein AGL61 yields the protein MVRTKVEIKRIEDKAKRHTTFTKRRQGLFKKAKELVKRCDAQAAVITFSLAGNVFAFGHPSVDDIVNRYIVATSAPEGDEIPVHKETEKKDKDVVIENNVDQEDEETTSFELPVGDMGMEELEEFEVAMVEMKKKVVDRINGIISSSKEEDLGLPYIQV from the coding sequence ATGGTGCGTACAAAAGTAGAGATAAAGAGAATAGAGGATAAAGCTAAAAGGCATACCACTTTCACGAAACGTCGACAAGGTCTTTTTAAGAAAGCCAAGGAGTTGGTCAAAAGATGCGACGCTCAAGCCGCTGTTATCACGTTTTCTTTGGCCGGCAACGTCTTTGCCTTCGGCCATCCTTCTGTTGACGACATCGTAAACCGTTATATTGTCGCCACGTCAGCTCCTGAAGGCGATGAAATTCCGGTTCATAAAGAGACTGAAAAGAAGGATAAAGATGTAGTGATTGAGAATAATGTGGATCAGGAAGATGAAGAGACGACGTCGTTTGAGTTGCCAGTTGGAGATATGGGTATGGAGGAATTGGAGGAGTTTGAGGTTGCAATGGTGGAGATGAAGAAGAAGGTTGTTGATAGAATAAATGGGATAATTTCAAGCTCAAAGGAGGAGGATCTTGGATTGCCATATATACAGGTTTAA